One Pichia kudriavzevii chromosome 3, complete sequence genomic window carries:
- a CDS encoding uncharacterized protein (PKUD0C04335), with amino-acid sequence MTVRINNEQVNREIDTIRGIYRKQTFWKYHIVKISPHEFYMTTNPDSRHLYIRHAPSYFVKLEIPQDDSKQSQVDKGFRLVFRQVGNETYKPIVIEKLNKKDGGGWNVQCQYNEHVNGLKVDNIEGRNLKEMIAKFSAVNDTNYGEDFTMIKGYQFGNGLHVCGLRERRKNLFSRGKIDGVKLAKANSVYFIDTVLFKSMKWYDPVIAVFRPCNRNMKNKIAKSMLGMNSMKAKKYKLNVDFGRMNLKKGDGHGGREEEEGDDDDDDGDDEDDDEDDDDYADDDEVDDEISGTGGDGGYENKDQKIYEARDGLIHRHPKDDSPNDYKVGWLTIYEKGRYFEKVAQGGNWQMVLGLTFAIGFEKMIDKYLKELEEVV; translated from the coding sequence ATGACTGTGAGAATAAACAATGAACAAGTTAATAGAGAAATAGATACCATACGTGGAATATACCGCAAGCAAACATTTTGGAAGTACCATATAGTAAAGATTTCCCCCCACGAGTTCTACATGACTACAAATCCAGATTCCCGACATTTGTATATTCGGCATGCACCCAGTTATTTTGTGAAACTGGAGATCCCACAGGACGATAGTAAACAGTCGCAAGTTGACAAAGGGTTCCGACTTGTGTTTCGACAAGTTGGTAATGAAACATATAAACCCATAGTCATTGAGAAGCTCAATAAGAAGGATGGAGGTGGATGGAATGTTCAATGCCAGTACAATGAGCATGTCAACGGTTTGAAAGTTGATAATATAGAAGGACGAAACCTAAAGGAGATGATTGCTAAATTTAGTGCTGTCAATGATACAAACTATGGTGAAGACTTTACAATGATCAAGGGATaccaatttggaaatggaTTACACGTTTGTGGGTTGAGGGAACGCAGAAAGAACCTGTTTAGCAGGGGGAAGATTGACGGTGTCAAACTTGCCAAGGCAAATTCTGTTTACTTTATCGACACTGTGTTATTCAAGAGCATGAAATGGTATGACCCGGTTATTGCAGTGTTCAGGCCATGTAATAGgaatatgaaaaacaaGATTGCGAAATCGATGCTGGGTATGAATTCGATGAAAGCAAAGAAGTATAAGCTAAATGTCGATTTTGGGaggatgaatttgaagaaaggTGACGGTCATGGAGGTcgtgaagaagaagaaggtgatgatgatgatgatgatggtgatgatgaagacgatgatgaagacgatgatgacTATGCAGATGATGAcgaagttgatgatgaaatcagTGGCACTGGTGGTGATGGAGGCTATGAAAATAAGGATCAAAAGATATATGAGGCAAGGGATGGTTTAATTCATAGACACCCCAAAGATGACTCACCTAACGATTACAAAGTTGGGTGGTTAACCATTTACGAGAAAGGCAGATATTTTGAGAAGGTTGCCCAGGGTGGAAATTGGCAAATGGTCTTAGGACTGACATTTGCGATTGGGtttgagaaaatgatcGATAAGTATCTCAAGGAGCTAGAAGAAGTCGTTTAA
- a CDS encoding uncharacterized protein (PKUD0C04337; Pfam Domains: Zn_clus(2.5e-07)), whose translation MSSEEHSFCLNDSIEDSKQTSSVKKPCSSHHPSTNTKKSNFLEKILTDDKATSPNGNADEDSQCNSNNSILSNSACNVDHSHDLHICKKKKRARRSYNCGPCKKHKIKCDMEIPCGNCKKYNRVDACLKNPPNPPSKELNAIREERKRKYLEKKMLAKQMNKKLPPGNANNPDNIVPLPLPIISHEPVHVLNPNVYASSNCYVNTEPVPSLERSSTNRSSSSTISNMAPTYPVIYVNQPPLPRQQPLQLSQQQSLQLSQQQSLQLPQQQQTIYQHPYGPFLGSLQTQHTLQQQAAQTLPPPHVPHSLPLDYHYQYYRHPSIRPLPNQTFIQPQFQSLKLSVPQQHPPLFANTLPPPMVVKSPSNDDLQSPPTRVYRAQGNEESVSKNQ comes from the coding sequence ATGTCGTCTGAAGAGCATTCATTTTGTCTCAATGATAGCATTGAAGATTCTAAACAGACATCTTCAGTTAAGAAGCCGTGCAGTTCACACCACCCGAgtacaaatacaaaaaagTCAAATTTTTTGGAGAAGATACTAACCGACGACAAAGCAACTTCCCCCAATGGCAACGCCGATGAAGATAGCCAATGCAACTCTAATAACAGTATTCTTTCGAATAGTGCTTGCAATGTTGATCATTCTCATGATCTACATATAtgcaaaaagaagaaaagagcTAGAAGATCCTACAATTGCGGCCCATGTAAGAAACATAAAATTAAGTGTGATATGGAAATCCCGTGTGGGAATTGTAAAAAGTATAATAGAGTAGACGCTTGTTTGAAGAACCCGCCAAACCCGCCATCAAAGGAACTGAATGCAATTAGAGAAGAacggaaaagaaaatatctagagaaaaaaatgttagCAAAACAAATGAACAAAAAGCTGCCACCAGGGAACGCTAATAATCCTGACAACATAGTACCACTACCATTACCCATTATTAGCCATGAACCAGTACACGTCCTCAATCCTAATGTCTATGCATCGTCTAATTGTTACGTAAATACTGAGCCAGTTCCGAGCTTAGAACGCTCTTCTACTAACCGGTCATCGTCCTCCACGATTTCCAACATGGCCCCCACCTATCCGGTTATCTATGTAAACCAGCCACCACTCCCTAGACAACAACCACTACAATTATCTCAACAACAGTCACTGCAATTATCTCAACAACAGTCACTGCAATTACCTCAACAGCAGCAAACCATATATCAACATCCTTATGGACCTTTTCTGGGTTCGCTACAAACACAACATACACTTCAACAACAGGCGGCACAAACTCTCCCGCCTCCTCATGTACCACATTCGCTCCCATTGGATTACCATTACCAATATTACAGACACCCATCTATTCGACCTTTGCCCAACCAGACCTTCATACAACCacaatttcaatctttAAAATTATCGGTACCTCAGCAACATCCGCCGCTGTTTGCAAACACTTTGCCACCTCCAATGGTGGTAAAATCACCatcaaatgatgatttgcAGTCTCCTCCTACAAGAGTGTACAGAGCACAAGGGAATGAAGAATCTGTCTCAAAGAATCAGTAA
- a CDS encoding uncharacterized protein (PKUD0C04340; similar to Saccharomyces cerevisiae YIL096C; ancestral locus Anc_2.280) yields MARRGKGNLASKLRHQQFEEKTQKELSKRLANKELNYSKNAKKLQKNKVNEELMEKGVEIPYDEKKVFIPFNYNDRIIIIGDGDFSYSLSIVKKKLIKPSKLITTSYDSLEELYGKYTRETIDANINELRELGVTRIYHEIDGTRLCESFGIQSKNKKRGDGSGKSIKMLGGLTVQNILFNFPHIGKHIKDVNRNIMKNQEMLHAFFKSCLELYQVLRKQRENFKGKAEEEEVVESRESENNQDSEGGFDDYNSNHSKHNDDVFGQQKNNDEEKELITVTLFDGQPYDNWMIKRLARDAIGYSVQRSGKFEWRFYNGYQHRRTAGLGNTNKAAHTRSARIYKFEVFSPRKHSKTHQYDSD; encoded by the coding sequence ATGGCTAGGCGTGGTAAAGGCAACTTAGCCAGTAAACTAAGACACCAACAGTTTGAGGAGAAAACCCAGAAGGAACTAAGTAAAAGATTGGCCAATAAGGAATTAAACTATTCTAAGAATGCGAAAAAGTTACAGAAGAACAAGGTGAACGAGGAATTAATGGAAAAAGGTGTGGAAATTCCATACGATGagaaaaaagttttcattCCATTCAACTATAACGATAGGATAATTATCATTGGAGATGGTGATTTTTCCTATTCCTTGAGTATtgtgaagaagaaactgaTCAAACCTAGCAAACTAATTACCACATCATATGACTCGTTAGAGGAGTTGTACGGAAAGTACACCAGGGAGACTATCGATGCGAATATTAATGAGTTGAGAGAATTGGGTGTAACGAGAATATACCATGAAATCGACGGCACAAGATTATGTGAAAGTTTTGGTATTCAATCCAAGAATAAGAAGCGTGGTGATGGGAGTGGGAAATCTATAAAAATGCTTGGCGGTTTAACAGTTCAGAATatccttttcaatttcccTCATATTGGCAAACATATCAAAGATGTGAACAGAAATATAATGAAGAACCAGGAGATGTTGCACGCGTTTTTTAAGAGTTGCTTGGAACTATACCAGGttttaagaaaacaaaggGAAAACTTCAAAGGAAAGGcggaagaagaagaggtGGTGGAAAGTAGAGAGAGTGAGAACAACCAAGACAGTGAAGGTGGCTTTGATGATTATAACTCAAACCATTCTAAACATAATGATGACGTTTTCGGACAGCAGAAGAATAATGATGAGGAGAAGGAGTTGATCACGGTGACACTGTTCGACGGACAGCCGTACGACAACTGGATGATCAAAAGGCTTGCAAGGGACGCAATTGGATATAGCGTACAGCGATCAGGTAAATTTGAATGGAGGTTTTACAATGGATACCAACATCGAAGGACCGCCGGTTTGGGAAATACAAACAAGGCTGCGCACACGAGAAGTGCCAGAATATACAAATTTGAGGTTTTTTCTCCCCGCAAGCACAGCAAAACCCACCAATATGACAGTGATTGA
- a CDS encoding uncharacterized protein (PKUD0C04350; similar to Saccharomyces cerevisiae YIL097W (FYV10); ancestral locus Anc_2.279), translated as MQAIKDPDHYLNINRQQFKTPLEVLRKNFRNVQKRIEKNKRDLVELQHEFQTASEDNRLEIVDRMIRIQRDFNDKIKHRIEHHNEYVDKMVVRIQYFVKIKELSRKYLNIKLANMNDMPEDLQEFYRHEINVMIVDYLLKNLDIEDFKDVDTHPGVKVARTLKLNDFIDSTIILQGLKIAHEIKDKHNLKLLKKWCIENKKNLKTIKELKSSKLGDIEFECDFQLFIDHIINKRFSQGLIFARNNLQLNVKKLSIGSTVIWAQSLIEHINSIHAPKPSNPLDYYTKSREPENTELVLAEYLKYLKNDRWIHLSNLFLLNFKFIYGMNERSNLETMLILGASVLKTKSCKKLKTSGTFGDFKIPRLSSGLFIQANDCPICSIELNEICDSVPCSIQSKSNIYDDAVLLPNNNVYSFKKLMFYNREDTSIQFHEFQPGGFPSLDDGRKVLDPLTGETFNAYQLKKVFPL; from the coding sequence ATGCAAGCAATTAAAGACCCTGATCATTACCTCAATATAAACAGACAACAGTTCAAAACACCCTTGGAGGTTCTCCGGAAGAACTTTCGTAATGTCCAGAAGCgaatagagaaaaacaagCGGGACTTGGTTGAACTACAACACGAGTTCCAGACTGCCTCTGAAGATAACAGGTTAGAGATCGTCGATAGAATGATCCGTATCCAACGTGATTTTAATGACAAGATCAAACATCGTATTGAACATCACAATGAGTACGTTGACAAAATGGTTGTGCGCATACAATATTTTGTTAAGATCAAGGAACTATCAAGGAAATATCTGAATATCAAGCTTGCCAATATGAACGACATGCCAGAAGATTTGCAGGAATTCTATCGCCATGAGATCAACGTTATGATTGTAGATTATTTGCTGAAGAATTTGGATATCGAGGATTTTAAGGACGTTGACACACATCCAGGTGTCAAGGTTGCTCGGACCTTAAAGTTGAACGATTTTATTGATTCTACAATAATATTACAAGGTCTAAAAATAGCACATGAGATCAAAGACAAGCATAACCTAAAGTTGCTAAAAAAATGGTGTATTGAGAAtaagaaaaacttgaaaacaatcaaagaattgaagTCTAGTAAGCTGGGCGATATTGAGTTTGAATGTgatttccaattgtttATTGATCATATAATCAACAAGAGGTTTTCTCAGGGCTTGATTTTTGCAAGAAATAATCTACAACTAAACGTTAAAAAGCTCTCAATTGGTTCAACCGTAATATGGGCACAATCATTAATTGAGCACATCAATTCAATCCACGCTccaaaaccttcaaatCCTTTGGACTATTACACAAAATCCAGAGAACCTGAGAATACCGAACTCGTTCTCGCTGAATATCTAAAGTACTTGAAAAACGACAGGTGGATCCACTTGTCCAACTTATTTCTATTGAACTTCAAGTTTATTTACGGCATGAATGAGCGATCAAACTTAGAAACAATGCTGATATTAGGTGCAAGTGTCTTGAAGACTAAGTCTTGtaaaaaactaaaaactAGTGGGACGTTTGGagatttcaaaataccaCGACTTAGTTCGGGATTGTTTATACAGGCCAATGACTGTCCCATCTGTTCTATTGAATTGAACGAAATATGTGATTCGGTGCCTTGTTCGATTCAATCCAAATCAAATATATATGATGATGCAGTTTTATTGCCCAACAATAATGTTTATTCATTCAAAAAGTTGATGTTTTACAACCGTGAAGATACAAGCATCCAATTCCATGAGTTCCAGCCAGGTGGATTCCCAAGTTTGGACGATGGTCGTAAAGTGTTGGACCCATTGACAGGTGAAACTTTTAATGCCTACCAACTAAAAAAGGTTTTTCCGTTATAA
- a CDS encoding uncharacterized protein (PKUD0C04360; similar to Saccharomyces cerevisiae YNL037C (IDH1); ancestral locus Anc_2.278) yields the protein MSPLSPPPRPSGSSAAPVVPHKSPPPRKCQLSALRSSHSLHPPKCKNSSRVSSNPFFFPHFYLPHLFTHIHFTLYSCRYLLFGPPSTLLNSSTHQISLRHLYLPLLFSKQIMFSSIYKKSLIQSTQTMRAMATHSLPKKYGGKYTVTLIPGDGIGKEITDSVQQIFHHENVPVEFETIEMSGLEGHESKIDEAILSLKRNKIGLKGITHTPTDPFVKSLNVAFRKELDIYASLVFIKNIEGVPSKLNDIDFVLVRENTEAEYSGLEHQSVPGVVESLKIITKYKTERVARFAFDFAKKNDRKLVTAIHKANIMKLGDGLFRNTIKEIGVKEYPDIQVKDLIVDNASMQAVSKPQQFDVMVTPNMYGAILSNIGAALVGGPGFVPGASYGREYAVFEPGCRHVGLDITGKNVANPTAMILSAVKMLEHLGLDDYATRIEQATKDVLAEGKTVTMDIGGNASTTEFTEAIIAKLN from the coding sequence ATGTCCCCCCtttcccccccccctcgCCCTTCTGGATCGTCGGCGGCCCCGGTTGTTCCCCACAAATCCCCCCCCCCTCGGAAATGCCAACTTTCCGCATTACGCTCGTCGCACTCGCTGCATCCCCCAAAATGTAAAAATTCCTCCCGTGTTTCCTCTAacccttttttttttcctcatttctACCTCCCTCATTTATTTACCCACATTCACTTTACATTATACAGTTGTAGGTATCTATTATTTGGCCCTCCCTCCACCCTCCTCAATTCGTCAACTCATCAGATCAGTTTGCGTCACCTCTATCTTCCCCTTCTCTTTTCCAAACAGATAATGTTCTCCTCAATCTACAAGAAATCTCTTATCCAATCAACCCAAACTATGAGAGCCATGGCAACCCATTCTCTTCCAAAGAAATACGGTGGTAAATATACAGTCACCTTGATTCCAGGTGATGGTATTGGTAAGGAAATCACAGACTCTGTCCAACAGATCTTCCATCATGAAAATGTGCCGGTTGAATTCGAAACCATTGAAATGTCCGGTTTGGAAGGTCACGAATCCAAAATTGACGAGGCAATCTTATCTttaaagagaaacaagattGGTTTAAAGGGTATTACACACACCCCAACCGACCCTTTTGTCAAGTCCTTGAACGTTGCCTTCAGAAAAGAATTGGACATTTATGCTTCTCTTGTCTTTATTAAAAACATTGAAGGTGttccttcaaaattaaatgatattgattttgttttagTTAGAGAAAACACCGAAGCAGAATACTCTGGTTTGGAACATCAATCTGTTCCAGGTGTTGTTGAGTCCTTAAAGATCATCACCAAATACAAGACCGAAAGGGTTGCTAGATTTGCATTCGACTTTGCAAAGAAGAATGATAGAAAATTAGTCACTGCTATCCATAAGGCAAACATCATGAAGTTGGGTGATGGTTTGTTCAGAAACACAATTAAGGAAATCGGTGTCAAGGAATACCCAGACATCCAAGTGAAGGACTTGATTGTCGATAACGCGTCCATGCAAGCTGTTTCTAAGCCTCAACAATTTGACGTTATGGTCACTCCAAACATGTACGGTGCAATCTTGTCAAACATTGGTGCAGCTCTAGTTGGTGGCCCTGGTTTTGTTCCAGGCGCTTCTTACGGTAGAGAATACGCCGTCTTTGAACCAGGTTGTAGACACGTTGGTTTGGACATCACAGGTAAGAACGTTGCTAACCCAACTGCAATGATTTTATCCGCTGTTAAGATGTTGGAACACTTGGGTCTTGACGATTACGCTACAAGAATCGAACAGGCTACTAAGGACGTCCTTGCAGAAGGTAAGACTGTTACCATGGATATTGGTGGTAACGCATCCACCACTGAATTCACCGAGGCTATCATTGCTAAACTCAATTAG
- a CDS encoding uncharacterized protein (PKUD0C04370) gives MGLEREVADIVDQLGSIDSDVIAEGVEHLEKLLLGVCMDTNLEKAFLDVQTRHLQYSLARLLLPLLLHSTTSPSPSTLPLSLQLQMYPLLRGVLLLHPESRRLATRRDLAQVVANITRFGAGGNIDANSTHLVCENLLLSVALSLGDSGTVNFNILVKEMQIFDGVVTLLDTGGLSSNFSNNGYSNKHSQDQVRVRCLEWLFFFIGKTSASELRRMARTRLEPAFLDRLVAEYAAENPFFLN, from the coding sequence ATGGGACTCGAAAGAGAAGTTGCAGATATTGTAGACCAGCTCGGTTCTATTGACAGTGATGTCATTGCCGAGGGGGTTGAGCACTTGGAGAAGTTGCTGTTAGGAGTATGCATGGACACGAATTTAGAGAAGGCCTTTCTTGATGTGCAGACACGCCATCTCCAGTATTCCCTTGCACGACTCTTGTTACCGCTCCTTCTCCACTCCACGACATCGCCATCGCCATCAACGTTGCCATTGTCTCTGCAACTGCAGATGTACCCGCTTCTACGCGGGGTGCTTCTCCTACACCCAGAGAGCCGCCGGCTCGCCACTAGACGTGACCTTGCACAGGTGGTTGCTAACATTACCCGCTTTGGAGCTGGCGGTAACATCGACGCCAACAGTACACATCTTGTGTGTGAGAATCTACTCCTTAGTGTGGCCCTCTCTCTTGGAGATTCAGGTACggtcaatttcaacatcctCGTCAAGGAAATGCAAATATTCGATGGAGTTGTTACATTGTTAGACACTGGAGGGCTCAGCtcaaatttctccaataACGGATATTCAAACAAACATTCTCAAGATCAAGTGCGAGTTCGGTGTTTGGAATGGctatttttctttattggCAAGACATCAGCATCTGAGCTGCGACGGATGGCCCGCACCAGACTCGAACCCGCGTTTCTCGACCGTCTCGTTGCCGAATACGCAGCCGAAAACCCATTTTTCCTAAACTGA
- a CDS encoding uncharacterized protein (PKUD0C04380), producing the protein MKSHIVLGCVAAVVSSAAQSIGLILQRKSYLSPSSESSSSWYNTNRQLWHLGLFLFLSANIFGSSIQITSLPLILLSPLQSIGLVFNTLFHSILLDEEFTDYSLYGSILIALGAVLTAYTGGYLVEPDHNLSQFLQFARGSLFRSWVFSNVAIVSILSAWILLINSQLNRNFITLSLHNNQFLIARWLTALFSLSPQELQKLKGCLYGSISGILSAYSLLMAKSSIDILIDTFSNKNWTSLLNFSAFSIVLIFVSLGLSQLFLLNKGLQNISTSILYPLVFFIFNLTSISNSLIFYQQLDQITIFLFLSLLVGSLSIISGVFLLSKNKCQDQPIKLPTSPASVAPSPTDSHYVSFNSLRDLNPSDDDSVDNDNFLQPIIGKIKKQSSTSDLMPSSYKSSISFSIKNLSNSLNNSYNHNHNHNHSYTNNHSHNQSLNYNSSQWKDDDYNPNNTFNYSANNTLEEIQNQMAAYTDEPKSPIRLPKRQDLDTKKYHDHLKKVSELQANTKHKRVLSYEQSLLLNELRK; encoded by the coding sequence ATGAAGTCCCATATCGTGCTTGGTTGCGTCGCAGCAGTGGTCTCCTCCGCAGCACAGTCAATAGGCCTCATTCTACAGAGGAAATCGTACTTATCCCCTTCTAGCGAGTCATCCTCCTCGTGGTATAATACCAACAGACAGCTTTGGCACCTTGGgctctttctttttctatCGGCTAACATCTTTGGCTCCTCCATACAAATCACATCCTTGCCCCTGATTCTATTGTCTCCACTGCAATCCATCGGGTTGGTCTTTAACACCCTCTTCCATTCCATTCTACTGGACGAAGAGTTCACAGACTACTCCCTCTATGGGTCCATCCTTATAGCACTCGGCGCAGTGCTGACGGCGTACACGGGAGGCTACCTGGTGGAACCCGACCATAACTTGTCCCAGTTTCTGCAGTTCGCTAGGGGCAGCCTATTCAGATCATGGGTGTTCTCCAATGTGGCTATTGTGTCTATACTTTCTGCATGGATCTTGCTCATCAATTCCCAGCTCAACCGCAACTTCATAACCTTGTCTTTGCATAACAACCAATTTCTAATCGCAAGGTGGTTGACCGCCCTCTTCTCCCTCTCGCCTCAAGAGTTACAAAAGCTGAAAGGTTGCTTGTACGGCTCCATATCAGGTATCTTGTCTGCATATTCCTTATTGATGGCAAAGTCAAGCATAGATATCCTCATTGATACTTTCTCCAATAAAAATTGGACAtccttgttgaatttctcaGCCTTCTCGATTGTCTTGATCTTCGTCTCTTTGGGATTGTCCCAACTCTTCCTATTGAATAAGGGACTGCAAAATATATCGACTTCCATCCTTTACCCCCTAgtgttttttattttcaaccTGACAAGTATTTCCAACTCGTTGATTTTCTACCAACAGCTCGACCAAATCaccatttttttgtttctctccCTATTGGTAGGCTCCCTGTCAATCATCTCAGGTGTCTTCTTGctatccaaaaataaatgcCAGGACCAGCCAATCAAACTACCAACTTCACCGGCTTCAGTCGCACCTTCCCCCACGGATTCCCATTATGTCTCCTTCAATTCACTACGTGACTTGAATCCCTCAGATGACGATTCAGTGGATAACGACAACTTCCTACAGCCAATCATtggcaaaatcaaaaaacaATCGAGTACCTCCGATTTGATGCCTTCCTCGTataaatcttcaatatccTTCTCAATAAAAAATCTCTCAAACTCCCTCAATAATAGCTATAACCATAATCACAACCACAATCATAGCTATACCAATAACCACAGCCATAATCAAAGCCTAAATTACAACTCGTCCCAATGGAAGGACGACGACTATAACCCAAATAATACGTTCAACTATTCTGCAAACAATactcttgaagaaatccaaaatcaaatggcAGCATATACAGATGAACCAAAATCCCCAATTCGTTTGCCAAAGCGACAAGATTTGGATACAAAGAAATACCACGatcatttgaaaaaagtcTCCGAGTTGCAAGCCAACACCAAACATAAAAGAGTGTTATCCTATGAACAATCCTTGCTTCTTAACGAACTCAGAAAATAA
- a CDS encoding uncharacterized protein (PKUD0C04390; similar to Saccharomyces cerevisiae YKR043C (SHB17); ancestral locus Anc_1.240), whose translation MPSHTPRCILIRHGQTAWSKTGQYTSHTDLSLTPFGVKQMEITGKYLVSKDGYTLIHSDDVKLIITSPRKRAIETRDLVFKGYDLKSEIDEDIREWEYGDYEGLLTKEIIELRKSRGLGEDWNIWEYGCENGEDSEDVRKRIDRLIAKIRAIHKEYMDRNESCDVVVVAHGHILRCFAARWIDIPISRNPKFMLDAGGVCVLSYQHHNLDEPAMFLTGAFTVPVEEEGKGI comes from the coding sequence ATGCCATCGCATACACCACGTTGTATTTTGATTAGACATGGGCAAACTGCATGGTCCAAGACAGGGCAGTACACATCACATACTGATCTCTCACTCACTCCATTCGGTGTGAAGCAAATGGAAATCACCGGTAAGTATTTAGTTTCGAAGGATGGATACACGTTGATCCACTCGGATGATGTTAAATTGATCATTACTTCTCCACGGAAACGTGCAATAGAAACAAGAGATTTGGTGTTCAAAGGCTACGATTTGAAAAGCGagattgatgaagatatcaGAGAATGGGAATATGGTGATTACGAGGGTCTGTTGACAAAGGAAATCATTGAGTTACGCAAAAGTAGAGGATTGGGAGAAGATTGGAACATCTGGGAGTATGGCTGtgaaaatggtgaagatAGTGAAGATGTTCGTAAGCGTATCGACAGACTGATTGCAAAAATCAGAGCGATCCACAAGGAGTATATGGATAGAAATGAATCATGTGATGTCGTAGTTGTTGCGCATGGCCACATTTTAAGATGCTTTGCTGCTAGATGGATTGATATTCCCATCAGCAGAAATCCCAAGTTCATGTTAGACGCCGGAGGTGTTTGTGTGTTGAGTTATCAACACCATAATCTGGACGAGCCTGCAATGTTTTTAACCGGAGCTTTCACAGTTCCCGTTGAGGAAGAAGGTAAAGGCATTTAA